Proteins from a single region of Argopecten irradians isolate NY chromosome 7, Ai_NY, whole genome shotgun sequence:
- the LOC138328164 gene encoding transient receptor potential cation channel subfamily M member-like 2 — MSTHYCLAEQHRSESELPAHIEQCPVESVGGYLIVIQYLLICKLVLVTLLFAMFALTITKVDKEAGEIWKFQRYALIIDFEERLCLPPPFTLFCYFTMIFAFIYRQLFVCRNGCLCCHCCKRQEKKTTERMIHKVQRIKQSQDYNYWQKCASEYITTQENEQEKHDIVNKQAEVINSIQEDMNFQKKNMRLLNNRIVELEKIMLSSRMYLENIYHKLDKTDVFGVANTKGQIIHITARQSPYPGTRIARFPVFDKYVPWEQAYDVYDPKIYTKPKEQFCEDEMVFVDEDLIQLKKAQEERDRMTEEEKEALPPLVKFSAKWNAVVTYRQESNTRAIDRRSWISFDNQPHRYSLDPMEIPINSMGRTGLRGRGVLWRWGPNHVIKAVCTRWRHKYSDNDTQTGFLYVEGKRVLEFIAIKKLGDEVTLDSGSTYGLPGGALHGHISPYSTQCQAFMKDVLMEDQEPKNNLDQSDMIQYFAQFAANLSTPVRTPVTQLSSPVAGCGSMTQISSIQPFLARTNSRTSLRTHGDGDSSGFSACLLYKGYVDDPRNTDNAWVEAEVWNFHYDGGDTFDIRIPEDSTPTWKEVSPNVKIFGNEGVIVQEAAKIHDAYH; from the exons ATGTCAACGCATTACTGTTTGGCAG AGCAACATAGATCCGAATCAGAGCTTCCAG CTCACATTGAGCAGTGTCCTGTAGAGAGTGTCGGGGGATACCTAATCGTGATCCAGTATCTCCTCATCTGTAAACTTGTACTGGTTACTCTGCTGTTTGCTATGTTTGC CCTAACAATAACTAAGGTGGATAAAGAAGCGGGCGAGATCTGGAAGTTCCAGCGGTATGCCTTGATTATAGACTTTGAGGAGAGGTTGTGTCTGCCTCCACCCTTCACACTCTTCTGCTACTTCACCATGATCTTCGCCTTCATCTACAGACAACTGTTTGTCTGTCGTAATGGGTGTCTGTGCTGCCACTGCTGCAAGAGGCAAGAAAAG aagactacagagagaatGATCCACAAAGTTCAAAGGATTAAACAGTCCCAGGATTACAACTACTGGCAGAAATGTGCCTCGGAGTACATCACAACACAGGAGAATGAGCAGGAGAAACATGATATAGTTAACAAACAGGCAGAAGT TATCAACTCCATACAAGAGGACATGAATTTCCAGAAGAAGAACATGCGTCTCTTGAACAATAGGATTGTGGAGTTAGAGAAAATAATGCTGTCCAGTCGCATGTACCTGGAGAACATCTACCACAAACTGGACAAAACAG ATGTGTTCGGTGTGGCCAATACAAAAGGACAAATCATCCACATAACAGCAAGACAGTCGCCCTACCCAGGGACCAGAATTGCACGCTTCCCTGTGTTTGACAAATACGTACCATGGGAG CAAGCGTATGATGTGTATGACCCTAAGATATACACCAAACCTAAGGAGCAGTTCTGTGAGGATGAAATGGTCTTTGTCGACGAGGACTTAATTCA GTTGAAGAAAGCTCAGGAAGAACGTGACAGAATGACAGAAGAGGAGAAGGAAGCATTACCTCCCTTGGTTAAGTTCTCAGCTAAGTGGAACGCTGTTGTAACATACAGACAGGAGTCAAACACTCGTGCCATTGACAGGAGATCTTGGATTTCCTTCGATAATCAGCCCCACAGGTACAGCCTGGACCCAATGGAAATTCCAAT TAATTCCATGGGAAGAACTGGTTTAAGAGGGCGCGGCGTATTGTGGCGCTGGGGTCCAAACCATGTCATCAAGGCAGTGTGCACCAGGTGGCGCCACAAATACAGTGATAATGACACACAGACCGGCTTCCTGTATGTTGAGGGTAAACGTGTTCTTGAATTCATCGCCATCAAGAAGCTTGGTGATGAAGTTACATTAGATTCTGGTTCTACCTATGGTCTACCTGGG GGGGCCCTACATGGACATATATCCCCCTACAGCACCCAGTGCCAGGCCTTCATGAAGGATGTCTTGATGGAAGATCAGGAACCTAAAAATAACCTTGACCAATCAGATATGATACAG TACTTTGCCCAGTTTGCGGCTAACCTGAGTACCCCCGTTCGGACACCGGTCACACAGCTTTCAAGTCCAGTCGCCGGTTGTGGTTCCATGACCCAGATCTCGTCCATCCAGCCGTTCTTGGCTCGGACTAACTCCCGGACCAGCCTACGTACCCATGGTGACGGGGATAGTTCCGGCTTCAGTGCATGTCTTCTGTACAAAGGCTATGTAGACGACCCACGTAACACAGACAATGCTTGGGTGGAGGCTGAGGTGTGGAACTTCCATTACGATGGTGGAGACACATTTGACATAAGGATACCAGAG GACAGTACACCAACTTGGAAAGAAGTTTCACCAAATGTAaagatttttggaaatgaaGGAGTTATTGTGCAAGAGGCTGCTAAAATCCATGATGCATACCATTAA